A stretch of the Osmerus eperlanus chromosome 10, fOsmEpe2.1, whole genome shotgun sequence genome encodes the following:
- the LOC134028483 gene encoding cellular retinoic acid-binding protein 1 has translation MPNFAGTWKMKSSENFDDLLKALGVNAMLRKVAVAAASKPHVEIRQTGEQFYIKTSTTVRTTEIKFVIGQEFNEETVDGRKCKSLATWETESKMLCRQTLLDGNGPKTYWTRELKGDELILTFGADDIVCTRIYLRE, from the exons ATGCCCAATTTCGCCGGCACTTGGAAAATGAAGAGCAGTGAAAATTTTGATGATCTGCTGAAAGCCCTTG GGGTGAATGCTATGCTGAGAAAGGTGGCTGTGGCAGCGGCCTCCAAACCCCACGTTGAGATCAGGCAGACCGGCGAACAGTTCTACATCAAGACCTCCACCACTGTGCGCACCACGGAGATTAAATTTGTCATTGGCCAGGAATTCAACGAAGAAACTGTTGATGGCAGGAAGTGCAAG AGCCTCGCCACATGGGAGACCGAGAGCAAAATGCTCTGCAGGCAAACCCTTCTGGATGGAAATGGCCCCAAGACATACTGGACCCGGGAACTGAAAGGAGACGAACTCATACTG ACTTTTGGAGCAGATGACATTGTGTGCACGCGAATTTACTTACGAGAGTAG
- the LOC134027642 gene encoding solute carrier family 25 member 44-like: MQQKRNIQIIEWEDLDKRKFYSFGVFMTMSIRATVYPATLIRTRLQVQKGKSLYNGTFDAFFKILRSEGVRGLYRGFMVNTFTLISGQAYITTYELVRKYVSKYSNDNTIKSLVAGGSASLVAQSITVPIDVVSQQLMMQGQGEHLTRFQIKPRVEGGKAKITFGQTRDIIAQIFAADGFRGFYRGYVASLLTYIPNSAVWWPFYHLYAEQLSKMAPSDCPHLILQAMAGPLAAATASTVTNPMDVVRARVQVEGRTSVIETLKQLIVEEGFWGMTKGLSARIISSTPTAIVMVVGYETLKKLSLRPELVDSRHW; the protein is encoded by the exons ATGCAACAGAAGAGGAACATACAGATAATCGAATGGGAGGACCTCGACAAGAGGAAGTTCTACTCTTTTGGGGTGTTCATGACCATGTCCATAAGGGCCACGGTATACCCCGCCACCCTAATACGCACCCGGCTACAAGTGCAAAAGGGCAAGTCGCTTTACAATGGGACTTTTGATGCCTTCTTTAAGATCTTGCGCTCCGAGGGAGTGCGGGGCCTCTACCGAGGATTCATGGTCAATACCTTCACGCTAATATCAGGCCAGGCATACATCACAACCTATGAGCTGGTCAGGAAGTATGTTTCCAAATATTCTAATGACAATACCATAAAGTCACTGGTGGCTGGTGGCTCAGCTTCCCTGGTCGCCCAGAGCATCACTGTCCCAATTGATGTGGTTTCTCAGCAGCTTATGATGCAGGGACAAGGTGAGCACCTGACTCGCTTCCAGATCAAGCCCAGAGTGGAAGGTGGAAAGGCCAAAATTACGTTTGGCCAAACCAGGGACATAATTGCGCAGATTTTTGCTGCCGATGGCTTTCGCGGTTTTTACAGGGGATATGTGGCCTCTCTGCTCACTTACATCCCAAATAGTGCCGTCTGGTGGCCTTTTTATCACTTGTATGCAG AACAGCTTTCCAAAATGGCACCCAGTGACTGCCCTCATCTGATTCTGCAAGCCATGGCTGGACCACTTGCTGCTGCAACTGCATCCACTGTCACCAACCCTATGGATGTGGTTAGAGCTAGAGTACAG GTTGAAGGCAGGACCTCCGTCATTGAGACGCTGAAGCAGCTGATAGTTGAGGAGGGATTCTGGGGGATGACCAAAGGCCTGTCGGCTCGCATCATATCCTCCACTCCCACAGCAATCGTCATGGTGGTCGGATATGAGACCCTAAAGAAACTGAGTTTGCGACCAGAACTGGTGGACTCTAGACACTGGTAG
- the psma4 gene encoding proteasome subunit alpha type-4, protein MSRRYDSRTTIFSPEGRLYQVEYAMEAIGHAGTCLGILANDGVLLAAERRNIHKLLDEVFFSEKIYKLNEDMACSVAGITSDANVLTNELRLIAQRYLLQYQEPIPCEQLVTALCDIKQAYTQFGGKRPFGVSLLYMGWDKHYGFQLYQSDPSGNYGGWKATCIGNNSAAAVSMLKQDFKEGEMTLSSALALAVKVLNKTMDVSKLSAEKVEIATLTREDGKTKIKVLKLKEVEELIKRHEAEEAKAEKDKKEKEQKEKDK, encoded by the exons ATG TCCCGCAGATATGATTCCCGGACGACAATTTTCTCGCCTGAAG GTCGCCTCTATCAGGTGGAGTATGCCATGGAAGCCATTGGTCATGCTGGGACATGTCTGGGGATTCTAGCCAATGACGGCGTGCTGTTGGCAGCAGAGAGGCGTAACATCCACAAGCTGCTCGATGAAGTTTTCTTTTCAGAGAAAATCTACAAGCTCAATGA AGACATGGCTTGCAGTGTAGCTGGTATAACATCAGATGCCAATGTTTTAACCAATGAGCTGAGACTAATTGCACAGAG ATATCTACTGCAATACCAGGAGCCAATTCCTTGTGAGCAATTGGTGACGGCCCTGTGTGACATCAAGCAGGCCTACACACAGTTTGGAG GCAAGAGGCCGTTTGGAGTGTCACTGCTGTACATGGGCTGGGACAAACACTATGGCTTCCAGCTGTATCAGAGCGACCCTAGTGGGAACTATGGGGGTTGGAAGGCCACTTGCATTGGCAATAACAGCGCT GCTGCAGTGTCCATGCTCAAGCAGGATTTTAAAGAGGGTGAGATGACCCTGTCTTCTGCCCTGGCATTGGCCGTTAAAGTGCTGAACAAAACCATGGACGTCAGCAAGCTCTCAGCAGAGAAAG TGGAAATAGCCACACTGACCCGTGAGGATGGCAAGACCAAGATCAAGGTGCTGAAACTGAAAGAAGTTGAGGAGCTCATCAAACGTCATGAGGCAGAGGAAGCAAAGGCAGAGAAGgacaagaaggagaaggagcagaaggAGAAAGACAAATAA